The Takifugu flavidus isolate HTHZ2018 chromosome 17, ASM371156v2, whole genome shotgun sequence genome contains a region encoding:
- the ccr9b gene encoding C-C chemokine receptor type 9 isoform X1 has protein sequence MSAFRLALVKHLQVVILCLCISATIMVEPFAAFMTTTSLDYSLTNLSDYDEDYDIGPTENSGMCDKSWVRSFRSHYEPPLFWIIFILGAVGNLLVVWIYSTERNRLKTMTDVYLLNLAVADLLFLSTLPFWAMDAVSGWDFGVALCKMVSAVYRINFFSSMLLLTCISVDRYISIVQVTKAQNTKKQRLFCSKLICLGVWMVSALLALPEFIFAKVKTDLKDQSFCTLVYWNNEDNRTKILVLSIQICMGFCLPLLFMFFCYSFIIRTLLQARSFQKHKALRVIFAVVLAFILSQLPFNALLIFEATQAANTTLTNCQTISGFNVVEQVAKSLAYTHACLNPFLYVFIGVRFRQDLLRIAKGCAGRLGYGGHSKPPVVPKRPSVMSDTDTTPALSI, from the exons ATGAGTGCATTCAGGTTAGCGCTGGTAAAGCACCTCCAGGTTGTGAttctctgtctctgcatctCAGCAA CGATCATGGTTGAGCCGTTTGCAGCCTTTATGACAACAACAAGTCTGGATTATTctttaact AACCTGTCTGACTATGACGAAGACTATGATATTGGGCCGACGGAGAACTCGGGCATGTGTGACAAGAGCTGGGTCAGGTCCTTTCGCAGCCATTACGAACCCCCTCTCTTCTGGATCATCTTCATCCTCGGCGCCGTCGGGAACCTGCTGGTGGTCTGGATCTACAGCACCGAGCGCAACCGCCTAAAAACCATGACGGACGTGTACCTGCTGAACCTGGCCGTGGCCGACCTCCTCTTCCTGAGCACGCTGCCCTTCTGGGCCATGGACGCCGTCAGCGGCTGGGACTTTGGCGTGGCCCTCTGTAAAATGGTGTCTGCCGTCTACAGGATCAACTTCTTCAGCAGcatgctgctgctcacctgcatCAGCGTGGACCGCTACATCTCTATCGTGCAGGTGACCAAGGCTCAAAACACGAAGAAGCAGAGGTTGTTCTGCAGTAAACTCATCTGCCTGGGTGTCTGGATGGTCTCCGCCCTCCTGGCCCTGCCGGAGTTCATCTTCGCCAAGGTGAAGACTGACCTGAAAGACCAGTCCTTCTGCACTCTGGTCTACTGGAACAACGAAGACAACCGGACTAAGATCTTGGTCCTATCCATTCAGATCTGCATGGGCTTCTGTCTTCCAttgttgttcatgttcttcTGCTACTCCTTCATCATCCGCACGCTGCTGCAGGCCAGGAGCTTCCAGAAGCACAAGGCGCTGCGCGTCATCTTCGCCGTGGTGTTGGCGTTCATCCTGTCTCAGCTTCCCTTCAACGCTCTGCTGATATTCGAGGCCACGCAGGCAGCCAACACCACGCTGACCAACTGCCAAACCATCAGCGGCTTTAATGTGGTCGAGCAGGTTGCCAAGAGCTTGGCGTACACCCACGCCTGCCTCAACCCGTTCCTCTATGTCTTCATCGGTGTTCGGTTCCGGCAGGACCTCCTGAGGATAGCCAAGGGGTGCGCCGGCAGGCTGGGCTACGGTGGGCACAGTAAGCCTCCAGTTGTCCCAAAACGTCCCTCAGTCATGTCGGACACGGACACTACCCCCGCCCTTTCCATATAG
- the ccr9b gene encoding C-C chemokine receptor type 9 isoform X2: MVEPFAAFMTTTSLDYSLTNLSDYDEDYDIGPTENSGMCDKSWVRSFRSHYEPPLFWIIFILGAVGNLLVVWIYSTERNRLKTMTDVYLLNLAVADLLFLSTLPFWAMDAVSGWDFGVALCKMVSAVYRINFFSSMLLLTCISVDRYISIVQVTKAQNTKKQRLFCSKLICLGVWMVSALLALPEFIFAKVKTDLKDQSFCTLVYWNNEDNRTKILVLSIQICMGFCLPLLFMFFCYSFIIRTLLQARSFQKHKALRVIFAVVLAFILSQLPFNALLIFEATQAANTTLTNCQTISGFNVVEQVAKSLAYTHACLNPFLYVFIGVRFRQDLLRIAKGCAGRLGYGGHSKPPVVPKRPSVMSDTDTTPALSI, encoded by the exons ATGGTTGAGCCGTTTGCAGCCTTTATGACAACAACAAGTCTGGATTATTctttaact AACCTGTCTGACTATGACGAAGACTATGATATTGGGCCGACGGAGAACTCGGGCATGTGTGACAAGAGCTGGGTCAGGTCCTTTCGCAGCCATTACGAACCCCCTCTCTTCTGGATCATCTTCATCCTCGGCGCCGTCGGGAACCTGCTGGTGGTCTGGATCTACAGCACCGAGCGCAACCGCCTAAAAACCATGACGGACGTGTACCTGCTGAACCTGGCCGTGGCCGACCTCCTCTTCCTGAGCACGCTGCCCTTCTGGGCCATGGACGCCGTCAGCGGCTGGGACTTTGGCGTGGCCCTCTGTAAAATGGTGTCTGCCGTCTACAGGATCAACTTCTTCAGCAGcatgctgctgctcacctgcatCAGCGTGGACCGCTACATCTCTATCGTGCAGGTGACCAAGGCTCAAAACACGAAGAAGCAGAGGTTGTTCTGCAGTAAACTCATCTGCCTGGGTGTCTGGATGGTCTCCGCCCTCCTGGCCCTGCCGGAGTTCATCTTCGCCAAGGTGAAGACTGACCTGAAAGACCAGTCCTTCTGCACTCTGGTCTACTGGAACAACGAAGACAACCGGACTAAGATCTTGGTCCTATCCATTCAGATCTGCATGGGCTTCTGTCTTCCAttgttgttcatgttcttcTGCTACTCCTTCATCATCCGCACGCTGCTGCAGGCCAGGAGCTTCCAGAAGCACAAGGCGCTGCGCGTCATCTTCGCCGTGGTGTTGGCGTTCATCCTGTCTCAGCTTCCCTTCAACGCTCTGCTGATATTCGAGGCCACGCAGGCAGCCAACACCACGCTGACCAACTGCCAAACCATCAGCGGCTTTAATGTGGTCGAGCAGGTTGCCAAGAGCTTGGCGTACACCCACGCCTGCCTCAACCCGTTCCTCTATGTCTTCATCGGTGTTCGGTTCCGGCAGGACCTCCTGAGGATAGCCAAGGGGTGCGCCGGCAGGCTGGGCTACGGTGGGCACAGTAAGCCTCCAGTTGTCCCAAAACGTCCCTCAGTCATGTCGGACACGGACACTACCCCCGCCCTTTCCATATAG
- the ccr9b gene encoding C-C chemokine receptor type 9 isoform X3 produces the protein MCDKSWVRSFRSHYEPPLFWIIFILGAVGNLLVVWIYSTERNRLKTMTDVYLLNLAVADLLFLSTLPFWAMDAVSGWDFGVALCKMVSAVYRINFFSSMLLLTCISVDRYISIVQVTKAQNTKKQRLFCSKLICLGVWMVSALLALPEFIFAKVKTDLKDQSFCTLVYWNNEDNRTKILVLSIQICMGFCLPLLFMFFCYSFIIRTLLQARSFQKHKALRVIFAVVLAFILSQLPFNALLIFEATQAANTTLTNCQTISGFNVVEQVAKSLAYTHACLNPFLYVFIGVRFRQDLLRIAKGCAGRLGYGGHSKPPVVPKRPSVMSDTDTTPALSI, from the coding sequence ATGTGTGACAAGAGCTGGGTCAGGTCCTTTCGCAGCCATTACGAACCCCCTCTCTTCTGGATCATCTTCATCCTCGGCGCCGTCGGGAACCTGCTGGTGGTCTGGATCTACAGCACCGAGCGCAACCGCCTAAAAACCATGACGGACGTGTACCTGCTGAACCTGGCCGTGGCCGACCTCCTCTTCCTGAGCACGCTGCCCTTCTGGGCCATGGACGCCGTCAGCGGCTGGGACTTTGGCGTGGCCCTCTGTAAAATGGTGTCTGCCGTCTACAGGATCAACTTCTTCAGCAGcatgctgctgctcacctgcatCAGCGTGGACCGCTACATCTCTATCGTGCAGGTGACCAAGGCTCAAAACACGAAGAAGCAGAGGTTGTTCTGCAGTAAACTCATCTGCCTGGGTGTCTGGATGGTCTCCGCCCTCCTGGCCCTGCCGGAGTTCATCTTCGCCAAGGTGAAGACTGACCTGAAAGACCAGTCCTTCTGCACTCTGGTCTACTGGAACAACGAAGACAACCGGACTAAGATCTTGGTCCTATCCATTCAGATCTGCATGGGCTTCTGTCTTCCAttgttgttcatgttcttcTGCTACTCCTTCATCATCCGCACGCTGCTGCAGGCCAGGAGCTTCCAGAAGCACAAGGCGCTGCGCGTCATCTTCGCCGTGGTGTTGGCGTTCATCCTGTCTCAGCTTCCCTTCAACGCTCTGCTGATATTCGAGGCCACGCAGGCAGCCAACACCACGCTGACCAACTGCCAAACCATCAGCGGCTTTAATGTGGTCGAGCAGGTTGCCAAGAGCTTGGCGTACACCCACGCCTGCCTCAACCCGTTCCTCTATGTCTTCATCGGTGTTCGGTTCCGGCAGGACCTCCTGAGGATAGCCAAGGGGTGCGCCGGCAGGCTGGGCTACGGTGGGCACAGTAAGCCTCCAGTTGTCCCAAAACGTCCCTCAGTCATGTCGGACACGGACACTACCCCCGCCCTTTCCATATAG